Part of the Kitasatospora sp. NBC_00374 genome is shown below.
GGCGCGCTCGAAGTCCTGTCGGCGCAGCGCAGCGATGCCCTCGTCACGCAGGACGGTGAAGCTCTGGAGGTCGAACTCCTGCACGTCGACGTTGATCCGGTAGCCGCCGGCGGTGGTCTCGATCCGCTCACCCGCCGCGCCGAGCGCCTTGCGCAGCCGCATCACGTAGTTGCGCAGGGCGGCGGAGGCACTCCTGGGCGGGTGCCCGTCCCAGATGGCCTCCGTCAGGAACTCCGCTGACGTCGGTTGCCCGTGCCGGACCAGGAGCGCCGCGAGCAGCGCCCGCTGCCTGCCGCCGGGGACGGTGCGGGTCTGCACTCCGTCACGGACCACAAGGGGCCCCAGGATCCCGAATTCCACTCGCCTGTTCTCCTGCGCCGTCGGTGTTCCGAACGGTGCACGCGGGTTCGCCGGGCGCACCGTGCTGACGGACAAGATCTTGTGCGACGACTGGTTGTCAGGAGCGTTGAGCCGGTGATGGACAATCAATCCCGTACAAACGAACGGCGTTCCGCTGTCCTGACAGGGTCCGTACAACGACCTGACAACGTCCTGACAACGCCCGAGCGCACCGTCGGACAGCCGGACAACGATGGATGTCGGCGTCGTTCACGCTGCCGTGGGCGACCGCGTCGCCCGGCTGCGCTGGGAGGAGGCCGAGGTGTACGGGGTGCCGTTGCCCCGGCCGTAGGTGTCGAAGCTGGCAGCACCGGTGTCCAACCCACCGGTGCGGAAACCGGAGTTCCGCCAGACCCACGGCACGAAGTCGGCGCACCGGTACTCGGGACCGCCCGAACCCTCACCGGGGTGTCGGCGCAGGTGCCGGCCGTCTTGTCGACGTCGGCGACGGCGAGCGAGGCGGCGCCGCCCGTGGCGACGGAGGCGGTGGAGACGTTGACGGGTTCACCGGAGCGAACCCGACCGTGGAGCCGGCTCGCCCCTGGGCCAGGACCGAACGGTGACTCACCGCTCGCCCTGTAACGGAAGGGCACGCCATGGCGCGACGCGGCCGGCGGTGCCGTCTGGCCGCCGGCCGCGCCGCACCGGACATTCTTCGCGTGCGCGGTAACTTTTCTGTCGCACCCGGCGGGCCGGATCAGACTCTAGGCGGGGTAGCGGCAGGCGGTCCGTGCGGCCGCGTTCCGGTCGCCCTCGCCCAGCGACAGCGGCCGCGCCTGGGTGGGAGCCGCAGGGGGGAGGGTCAGCGCGTCCAGCACATCGGTGGGGCCGTCCCCACCCAGGCAGGCGACGGCGATCAGCTGGATCGGGCCCTGATCAGCCGTCGGCTTCGCGATCCGCCAGGGGAGCACGAATCCGTCGACGCCGACGCCGATCAGGCCGAGCTGGTGCCAGCGCGGCACGGGCACGGCTTGGCCGCTGTCGGAGAAGTACCCGGCGAACCCCACGATGCCGAGATACGAACCGCTGGCGCGCAGTTCCACGGCCTCGGGATCGGAGAGCCTTGGCGCGACCGCCAGGGAGATCGACGATGGAGCCGGGAACTCACCCGGGCAGCGGTCCGGCCTCAACTCCCACGGCGGATTGCCGTGCACCACCCCCGACGAGACCATCCCGCCGCTGCCCAGTTTGAACCAGCGCACATCGGGAGTCCCGGCCGTCACGTCCACCTCGGCGTCACCGATGCAGAAGCCGACGAACTGGACCCTGCACCCGGGCGGGATCTCGTCGATCACCGGTGCGCTGCGGCTGGCGCTGCTGCGGACCCGGGTGCTCCCGACGTAGGTCGTGCCCTGGAAGAGGGTCCCGCCGGCCGGGCCGACCGGACAGCCGGATCCGGAGACCGTGTCCGTATCGCCGGACCCGCGCTTGAGGTCCACGAGCAGGCTGGTCAGCACCAGCATCAGGACCAGGGCGACGGCCATGACGGGCAGCCACGCCCGCGACCGCCACAGGCGCCGCTGCGGAGCTCCCGGCTCATCGCCGTCGATCGGTTCGGGCTCGAAGCCCTGTTTCTGGAACGCGTCCACCACCGGGGCTCGGTTCCCGGCGTCCGCCTGCGTCGGCTCGATCACCTCCGAGACGGTCAGTGCGGCCTGCACACTCGACGGCCGGACCCGCGCGTCGGCTCCGGTGCTGCCGGCGAGCCGGCGTTCGAGTACGTACCAGTGCTTCTCCCAGAGCTCGGCATCGCCACCGCAGGCGCCGACATACGCCAGCGTCACGTCCAGTGTGGGCCTGCGCACACCGCCGGCGGCGTCGCTCAGCGTCGTGGCACTGAAGCCTGCGGTAGCTGCGAGTGCCCGGTAGGTCGGGTTCCCGGCCGCCTGCCGCAGACACCTCAGCTCGTAGGCGAACGCCTGCAGTGGGCCGTCGTCGGGGTCGAGCGGTCGTGGCCTACGGGGCAACGGAGTCCCCTTCGCCGCCCACGGTTGGTACCGACATCCCCGGATTCCCCCTCAGCTCCGTTGCCGTCAGCCGTAGCCGGTCTCGCTGCCACGAACCCCCCCGGCCCCACTGCTGACCTGCGGCAATATGGACGCGCACCAGATGGCTGATCATCAGATTGTTGCACAGGGGACGAGTGTGCTTGACCGGAGATGCACAGGGCGCTGCCCCGGGAGCAGAGGCATCCCGGGGCAGCGCCCTGTGTGTGTCGCGGAGGTGTCCGGCGGGTAGGGCCGATCAGGTGTAGCAGTAGTTGCGGTTGCCGGTCCCGTGGGAGGTGCCGGTGTCCCAGGTGGCATTGCCGCTGCTGTTGAGGAAGACGAGGTTGCCGTCGTTCCGGAGCTCGGCGTGGCCGCCGGGCGCCGGGTTGAGCGCGCCCAGAGTGCAGACGATGCCACCGGAGGAGTTGAGGAGCTTGACGTATCCGGACCGCGACCAGTCGACCCGCACGACGCCGTGGCCGCTGGTCCCCGAAGCCCAGGCCGGGTAGCTCTCGGCTCCGGTGAACTTGTAGAGCACCAGGTTGCCGTCGGACTGGAGGACCAACTGCGACATACCGTTGTCCGCCCCCACGCTGTCACCGGCGGTCCAGTCGGACTGGGAGAGCGTGAAGTTCGCGACGAAGGCGGCGGCCGACGCGGTGGTGGTGGTCAGACCGATCGCGCAGGCGATCGCCGTGCCTACGAGGGCGGTGCGCAGGATGCGCCTGCGGGCCGTGGAGCGACCGGACTTGCTGGGTGTCACGAGGGTCCTTCCGAAAGGCCGCCGCGCGACGGCGCGGCGCGGCGGAGGTTGTGGGTGTCGCGGTGCTTCGGGTCGATCAGGTGTTGCAGTAGTTCCGGTTGCCCACGCTCTGGTTGTAGGTGCCGCCGGCCCAGGTGGGGCAGGGAGCAGAGGTGCACGTGGTCCCGCGTGGTCCCGCTGAGGAGCTACGGTCCGGAATCGGCGGGACCGGTCCGCTCCGGGACCAACCTAGGAAGGGCGCGTATCAGCCGGATAACCCCGCTGTCACACCACCACGGGCCCGGTGGCGAACCCGACAGGGGCGCTGGGCTTCGTCCCGCGGGGCGGCCGGGAGTTGGCGCTCCTGGCGGGGTGGGTGGAGGTCTGAGCCGGTGGACGACGTGATCACTGCCGTGACTTCCAAGTAGGCGGTGGTGGTTCGGGTTCGATGCCATGGCTGGTCACCGACTCCCACGAGGCTTCAGGCCCTTGTGTCGCCACCACCTCCCGATCTCGCCGCCGCGCCGGGCCCCCGCCTCCATGACGAGCCATCAGGCCGGGCCCTGTGGGCGAACCTCAGGTGCGGCGTCGGCCGGTGACGACTGGGCTCGCGCCATGGAGGCGCGACGGCGGCGATACGGTGGCCATGAAACGGTGATCACGGAACGTTTCCGTCTCGAACACCAGGAAAGCCGGCCCCGCAGCCTTCAACCCGCCACCTGATCCGAACCCCGGACAGGCCCGGGGCGGCGCGGCCCGTTGCTACCTGTCCGTGGCCCCGGTCCTCGCGGTCGCAAGTGCCCGGACCGGAAAGTTGACTGACGGTCTGCCGGTTACTGTCGACGATCCTCCCGGCCGCGCCGATGCCCTGCGTGACAGCGGGGACGTGGGTGGAGATCCTCACGCTCCGGAGGCCGCACACAGGGCTTCGCCGTGTCGGGGTGCTGCTCAGCTGCCGAGGCGTGCGATCACCTCGCGGGCAAGGCCGATCTTGCGCTTCTGGAAGGAGCTCAGCCTGTTCAGGGCCGAGGAGTTCTCCTCGATCATGTGCGTCTGGATCTCCGCCTCAGCCGCACTCCAGGCCTTCAGCAGACCTGTCTCGGTCTTGCAGTCCATGTCCGCCAGAGCCACGGCCTTCTCGCGCTCCGTCGGCTCCGCTGTGTCGAACGCCCGATCCCCCACGGATGCCATGGGGTCCTGGTACTGGTAGCCGTGGCGTTCCATGCAGGTCGACCACGCGCGGAAGGCGGATGCGACCGTCTGGTCCGCCAGGGACCGCTTGAAGCTCTCCTTGTCGATGGCCGCCGCGGCGGCGATGTCGGACTCAGGGCGCGGGCCGCCGTCCAGCCGGGCCTCGGCACCCCCGTAGCAGCCGCCGGGTGGAATCGGGCGGCCGTCGGGGCTTGTCGACTGCGGCTCTCCGGCACGAGTCGCTCCGAGCAGGATCGCTTCCTGCGCCTCGGTGGGCTGCTTGGTGGCGCCTGCCCCGCCGGCCGGTGGCGGGAGGTGGTATCCGTGGTCGCGGGCGACCTCGCGGTCCGATATCCCGTAGCGCCTGGAGGATTCGGCAACCAGCGGCGGGTGCTCCGGTATCCGGTAGTCCAGACCGAAGCCTCCCAGGCACTCGTTGGCCAGGAGGACCTTGGCCCGGTCGACCGCGCTGGACTCCTCGGCAGTGAGAGCGAACCTCTCGATAGGCATGGAAACGCTGCCCGAGGCCACGGCCGAGGGACGAACGTCCACGCTCCGACCGCCGGGCTCACCGCCGGTTCGGTCCTTGGTTGCCGAACAGGCGGCCGTCGCCATGAGCGCGGCCGCGACAAACACAAGAGCGCGTGATGCCCCGGTCGGCAAGCTCTGTCTCCCCACAGTCATCCACTTCTCTCCACAAGGAATATGGCGGCCGCGTGGGTACGCGGCCGCCACGAATTCATGACTCCGATCAACCGAAGTTGACGCAGCCCTGGTTGACCGGAACGTTCCGGAAGTACACCGACGCGTTCTCGTTGTACGTGTTCGAGAGCTGCCAGGCGGCCGGGTACTCGGTCTTGTGGAACTTGTCGCAGGGGCCGGCGTAGCCGCTGTTGAAGTAGACCGTCACGCTGGAGTCGATACTCCAGATCCGGGCCTTCGCCGAGGCTGCGTTGTTCTTCAGGCTCTTCCCCTGCCCGGCACCGCCGCTCTGGAAGGTGTACCCCGACAGGTCGTAGACGCCCTCGCCGCCACTGGGGGTGGTGGAGTGAATGGTCGTATGCGAGCCGGCGTAGCCGGTGTTGTAATAGAGGACCAGGCACTGGGCGTCACAGTCGCCGACGCTGTCCGAGCCGGTCGAGATTCCCGCGCTCGCCGGAGAAGCTATAGCAAGGGTGCCGACAACGGCCGACAGCGCTATTGACGCAGTGACAAGTGCCTTACGAGCAAAGAGCATTGACTCCCCCATTTTCTTGATCATTTCGTGTGCCCAAGCGTACCCAATGGCGACCTGTGCCATCCACCCGGGGCGGCACAGTCGTTGGGCGCAGCCCGGCCCCGCTACGCGAGAGCGCGTACCGGGGCCCGGTTGCCAGGTGGGTGGGGCTCAGCAGTCCTTGGCGAAATACACCGAGGCGTTCTCGTTGTACGTCTCTTCCAGGTTCTTCGCATTGCGGTAGTTGAACGCGTCGCGCGGGCCGCTGTAGTTGGAGTTGTAGAACACCGTGACCGTCATGCACACGTTGGAGACGGCCGACGCGGCATTGTTCTTGACGCCCTGCCCCTGGCCGTTGCCGGGGCTGGTGAACTTATAACCGGAAAGGTCGGGCACGTCCCTCCCCCCCAGTGCGTTGTGGGAGCCCTGCTCGTTCGAGTTGTAGAAGAAGCAGAAGTGGCTTTCCTCGCAGTCGCTCGCGTTGGCGTGCGCGGCGGTGGCGAGGGCGGGGACGAGCAGGGCAGCGCCCAGGGCCGTTGCGGCGAGCTTGAGGGTACGCTTCATTTTGTTTGGTCCTCTCTTCATGGACGTTCCAGGCGTGTGTGCAATCCCCTCGGCTTGCCTGGGGAAGGGTGGGCGCGCCCGGACGTGAAAAGTGTCAGCCCACTACTTCACTGATCGCGCAGCACGGCGTCGGCCTTGGCGAGTTCCTCGGTCTTCGCCGCGAGCGCCGCCGTGAAATCGGCTTGTTGCCGTGCGATCAATTCCTTCTGCAAGGAAGCCTCGACCGCGAACCAGGTGTCGATCAGACCCACTTGCTGCTTGCAGGTCACGTCAGCCGTCGCCACCTGGAGCTCCAGCGGCGTGGGTGAGTCTCCCAGGAATCGGTGGTCGCTGATGGCATCCATCGGATTGGGGTAGGAGTAGCCCTTGTTCTTCATGCAGCCGGACCACGCCTCGAATGCCTGCGTGACCTGCGCCGCCGACATACTGGCCTTGAAGGTCTGGTAGTTGGCCTGCTGGGCCGCGCTGCTCGGGCCCAGTTCCCCCGAACCGGCCAGGCCCCGCTTCGCCTCCTCGTAACAGCCGCCGGGTGGTACCGGTACGCCGTTGACCTCGAGCTTCGTGTCGTCCGCACCGGTCTTCCCCGGGAGGTGTCCGGTGAGCACCTGCTGCTGCTCGGCGGAGAACTGCGTCGGGTCGACCGGGTGGGTGCGCGGGTCGCGGTCGCCGAGGTGGTAGCCGTTGGCCGCCACCTCGGCCAGGTCCGTCACGCCGTACCGGCGGTCCATGAACGTGCGCGGTCCGGTCGACGGGCCGGCGGGGCTGATGGCGTAGTCGAGACCGAACCGCTGCAGGCACGCCTTGCGCAGCACGGCTCCCGCCCTGGCCAGCTTCTCTGTCTCCGCCTCGGAGAAGAGATACGTCTCGATAGGAAGATGCGGATCAGCACTCGCCGGGAGCGCGGACGGAGACTGCGTGGTCGGCACCGCCTCGGTGGCTGGCTCCCCGGATGGCGAACAACCCGCCAGGGCAAGGCACATGAGCGCGGCCAGGCCGGCCAGCCGTACTCCCGCACTGCTGCCGGTCGATCGCTGATGCACGGCGGAACTCATACGCCGACGGCCCCGATCGCGGTCACCGTTGCACTCATGGCCAGGTGCTTGCACATCTTCCGCATCTCGTCCTGCGTCCTCTTCCGGTCCGTTGGCAGTGGGCCGCCGGGTGAGCCCTCGCCCTGGACGCCATCGTGGTGCGCGGAGGTATCGCGGTGGTCTCATCCCCGTAATACCCGGCGGCGCCGGCCGGGAGCCTCGGCGCCCGGGTCAGTTCTGCCGGGCGAGCCGGATCAGCGCGTTGCCGCTGCTGCCTGAACTTTCGTCCAGTCAGCGGGGCTCCGACATCGCTGTCGGGACGACAGGATCTGAACCTGCACGGCACATTCCGAAGCCGAGCACCTCTGCCCGAGTTGGCGGGCAGCAGCCCTATGGTGTCGACGGATAGTCAATTCCCCACCCTGAATGCCATGTAAGGGGCCAGGGGACGGCGTTGCTGCATGGGGACGGTGGCCGCGCGTCGAGATTCCCATGACGCCAGAGGTCGCCGGCCGCCCGATTGCCAGGCCGCCGTTCAGGCTGGTCAGGGCTGTGCGCCGCAGACATCCCCGACCGCGCGACGTTCAGCGTTTGACCGGGGGGCGAGTCGGGCGTGCGATGGAAGGTGGGCGGGGAGGGCGCAAGCTGCCGGTTCCGTGGCGGACCGGGACGGCTGAAGGCGGAATCCGTCGGGCTGCTCTCCGGTCAGGCCGGCTACCGGGGGTTCGGCATCTTCTCGGACCGGCGGCTCGGGAAGATCCTGCTGGGTTCGTGGTGGGAGAGCGCGCAGAGCGAGCGGGACAGCTACACGGCGCTGCACGACCAGCGCCAGGAGCTGCTGACCGTATTCGGCGGCACGGTCAGCGTGGCCGGCTGGGAGGCCGCGGTGTCCCGCCGGGGCGACGCGCAGCCGGGGGCGGGGTTCCGGCTGGTGCGCCTCGGGTTCGACCCGGCGGCGGTCGACCGGCTGGTGGAGGCGTTCGAGACGACTGCGCTCCCCGGTCTGGAGTCACTGGACGGATCCTGTTCGACGTATGCGCGGTAGCGGGCCATGGTGGTGGGCTTGAGGCGGAGTTCTTGCTCGTCCAGCCGGTCCCGGAGGTATTCGGCGGTGCGCTGCCTGGGGTCGTGATGACGCACGGGGCCAGGACCTGGTTGAAGCGCCGCAGCGCGGTGCGGGCGTCGAGTTCGTCGGGGAAGCCGGCGCGGCGGTTGGTGCGGCGGTGGCCGCCGGGGGACGGGGCGTCGACGGCGAACGCCCAGGTGCCGTGGTGCGGGTCGGCGGCGAGGCGGGGGCAGGTGGTGCCGAGCTGTCGGCGGTGGTCGTCGCGGCAGCCGCAGCGTCGGTAGACGCGTCCTCGGTATTTGCCCGGGTTCGGTGAGCAGCGCACGGTGTCGCCTCGAAGGGTCGAGCGCGCGGAGTGTTCCTCCTCCCGGTGTGCGCCCGCCTGGCGACCTCTGTGCGACCACCAGTTCACGATAATGCTGGCTGACCTGGGGTTCTCCCTTGGCCGGTGGCAAAGGGAGACCGGTCGGCGGAGTGTCCCGTTCGTGGGGCCCCGCAGCTCAGATGAGGCGGTCGCGCGTGGATACCGGTGATCTGCGACAGCGTCCGACGGGACCTGATCGTCAAGGCCGTAGAGGCTCGCATCGGTGCCGTTCGGGTGGTTCTGCGTGTCGAGCGGTGACTCTGGGCGCCGTTGCAACTGCCGACAGGGACTGGCAGGAACGGGACCGGGAACGTCCCAGGGGCCTGGCGTCCCGTCGGCGCCGACAGAAGCGTTCGTGCACTACGCGTCTGGTGCGTCGGCCGGACCGGAGGTGCCCCACTGCCCGGTTCGAGCGCGGTACCGCCGGCGCGGCGGTGCACTGCGGCAGCGAGCGGCAGGCCGGACAGGGTGCACGGCAGGCGCAGGCACGGACCCCGAAGTACATAGAGTGCGGCGAGGGAGGAATCCGGGTCAGGCGTCCTGGCCGACCTTCGGACCCCTCGGCCCATCTCTTGGCGCGGGCAAGCTCTTGGCGCCGATCATCCAGTCCAATTGGGAGTTCACACGTGAGGCCTCAGGCCCCCGACACGCGTCAGATCGCCGAATCGCGCCGGACGGCCGACTGCGGCAGAACCGGTCACCGCACCCTGACCGCGTCGGCCACCGTGCACCCTTCCGCCGAGCTCCTCCCCGGTCAGTACTGCCACCCGGGCCGGCAGGACCACTCCGCCCTGCGTGCCGCGCTCGTCGCCGCCACGGAGGACGCCATCATCTACGACCTGGACGGCATCGGGCGCCAGTACACCGCCCTGTGCGCCGAACTGCCCGGCGTCTCGGTCCGGTTCGCGATGAAGGCCTGCCCGGTGGACGAGGTGCTCGACCACCTCGCCAGGCTCGGGTCCGGCTTCGACGCAGCCAGCCCGCAGGAGATCGCCCAGGCGCTGTGCACCGGGGCGGCCCCCGAACTGATCCACTACGGCAACACCGTCAAGTCCGACCGCAACATCGCCGAGGCCTACCGGCTGGGTGTGCGTGACTTCGCCACCGACAGCCCGGAGGACGTCGCCGCGATCGCCGAACACGCCCCCGGCTCACGGGTGTTCTGCCGGGTCGCGACCACCGGCGACGGCGCGCTGTGGGGTTTGAGCCGTAAGTTCGGCTGCTCGCCCGAGGACGCCCTGCGGGTGCTCGACGCCGCCCGGGCCGCCGGACTGGTGCCCTCCGGTCTGTCGGTGCACGTCGGTTCCCAGCAGATGACGGCCGAAGCCTGGGGTGAGGCGATCGAGACGCTGGCCAGCTTGCTGGAGGCGCTCAACCGGCACGGCATCGTTCCGGACCGGATCAACCTCGGTGGGGGACTGCCCGCCCTCGGCGTCCTCGACCGGCACGGCCGACCGCTGGAACCGCCGCTGGACAAGATGTTCGCGGTGATTCGCGAAGGCGTGGAACGGCTGCGCGCCGTCAACGCCGCCCCGCTGGACTTCCTGCTGGAGCCCGGCCGCCACCTGGTCGCCGACCACGGCGCGATCCGTGCCCACGTCGCCCGGCTCACCTCACGCCACCGGCTCGACGGCACCCGTGAGGACTGGCTCTATCTCAGCTGCGGAAAGTTCAACGGCCTGTACGAAATGGACCAGTTGCAGTACCGGCTGGAGTTCCCGACTCATCCCGGTGGGCAGCTGGTCAACGCCGTGGTGGCCGGTCCGACCTGTGACAGCGACGACGCCTACGCCCAGGAGGACGGCTTCGTGCGGGTCCCGCGGACGCTCGCCTCCGGCGACCCGGTCTGGGTCCACTCCTGCGGTGCGTACGCCGCCGCGTACGCCACCCAGGGGTTCAACGGCTTCCGGCCGTTGCCGTACACCTGCGTAGGCGGTTCGGCCCCGGACGGAGGCGCCGCATGAGCGACACCCGGATTCGGCTGCTTCGGGAAGAGGACTGGGACGAGGTGGTCGCACTGGAGGAACGCGCCTACGCGGCGAGCGGCCTGTCCGAGGGGGAGGAAGCACTGCGCTCCCGGCACCGCGCCTCGCCCTCGACCTGCTTCGTGCTGGAGCACGCGGGCGGCTTCGCCGGCTACCTGCTCGCACTGCCGTACCCGCTCTTCCGCTGCCCGGACCTGAGCCTGGCCGAGGGCGGCACGGTGAGGGAGAACCGCAAGGGGAGCAACCTGCACCTCCACGACCTGGTGATCGCCGAGCGAGCACGTGGCCGGGGCCTGGCCCGCCGGATGCAGCGGCACCTGGAGGAGACCGGGTGGTCGGCCCGCTACCGGACGCTCTCCCTGGTCGCCGTGCACGGCTCGCAGAGGATGTGGACGCTGCTGGGCTACCGCACCCGGCCGGAGATCGGGCTGCCCGCGAGCTACGGTGCCGAGGCGGTCTACATGGCGAAGCCGTTGGAGCGGGCTGTCACCGGTCCGGCTCCCGGCTGTCCGGCGCAGGTCGCGGACGCGAAGGGTGCGCCGCGGGCAACCGGGTGCGCCGGGCTGCCTGTCGGGCCGACCCGGAATTGAGCGTGCGGCCGGTCGACCGAGGACTGGCCGGCCGGCTCGTTCCCGGAGGGAAGCCCGGACCGGGTGCTGCGCCGCCGACCCGCGGCTCCCCGTAGGCGCCCACCCTCGGAGCGTCTTGGGCCTTCCGGGGCCGGGCCCGTTGAACTCTGTCCATTCTTCTGTCAGTACCGCCAGCGGACGGCCTCGATGACGTCCTCGTCCGTGTGCGTGGCGAACAGCTCCGCCTCCGCCCGCCGTACGGCCAGCACGTTCTCGTACAGCTCGGGGCCGAGTGCCTGCCGCAGCAGTGCGGACTTCTCGTACGCGTCGGTCGCCTCCGACAGGCTCGCCGGGAGGCGCTCGGCGCTGCCGAGGGCGGCGGGGTCGCTCCGGGTCTCGGGCGGGAGGGGCAGGCCGGCGTCGAGTCCGGCAAGTCCGGCGGCCAGCACGCCGCCGATCGTCAGGTACGGGTTGGCGGCGGCGTCGAAGCACTTGAACTCGGCGTTGGCCTGCCTGGCGGTGGAGCCGGCGATCAGGCGCAGCGCCGCCTCGCGGTTCTCCAGGCCCCAGCAACGGTAGGCCCCGGCGAAGTGGGAGGGGACCAGGCGCAGGTAGGAGGCGACGCTGGGCGCGCCGAGGGCGAGCAGGGCGGGCAGTTCGGCCAGTGCGCCCGCGAGGAACTGCTCGGCTTCGGGGTGCAGCCCGTGGCGGCCGGGGCCGCCGTGCCCGAGGTTCCGGTCCTGTCGCCAGAGGCTGAGGTGCAGGTGGCCGCCGTTGCCGATCGCGCCCTCGGTGAAGACGGGCGCGTACGAGACCCGCAGGCTGTGCCGGGCGGAGACGGCTCGGATGGTGTGGCGCACCAGCATCGCGGTGTCGGCCGCCTCCACCGGCCCCTCGGCGGCGACCGAGACCTCGAACTGCCCGGCGGCGTACTCGGGGTGGATCTGGAGCACGGCCAGCCCCTGCTCGGTGAGGGCGCGCAGCACCTCCCGCAGGTAGTCGGAGTGCTCGATGAAGCGGGCCATCCCGTAAGCGGGTTCGACCGTCGCGGGGTTTCCGGCGGCGTCTGCCACCACCCACTCGATCTCGATCCCGGCCTGCACCGAGAGCCCGCGTCGCTCGACGGCCTCGGCGGTCCGGCGGGCGAAGCTGCGCTGGCAGCCGGGGTGCGGGGTGCCGTCCTGGGTGTGGCGGTCGGCCGGGGCCCAGGCCCAGCCGGGCTGGGCGGCGAGCACGGTGAGCCGGTCGAGGTCGGGGACGAGCCGCAGGTCGCCCACCGGGCCGGTGCTCGAAGGTGTGGTGGTGAAGGAGTCGTCCACCAGGGAGAGGTCGAAACAGGGTACGGCGCCGACACCGTACTCGGCGGCGTGTTCGAGCTGGTTGAGCGGGACGGACTTCACCCGGGTGATCCCGGCGTTGTCGACCCAGCCGAACACCACCCCGTCGATTCCGTCGGCAGCGAGCTGGGCTTCGGCCGACCGGGCCTGGGCAGCCCGTTCGGCCCGGGAGTGCGTGGTGGTCATGACGCCCATGCTGGTGTCCGCGGCGGCGGGCGTGCCGAGAATCGGCCGGGGGTTCACTCGTTCGTGGGCGCCCGGAGCAGCGACGTGACACAGGACGCAGGCGCGGGAGACGCCGGGGGAGGGCCCTGTCGGTCCTGAGGATCGCTCAGGCGTGCCGGAGGCAGAGGGTTCCCCACTGGAAGCCCGCTCCGATTCCGGACAGCACGTAGGTGTCTCCCGGGAGCAGGGAGCCTGCGGAGGCGGCGGAGTGGAGCGCGGTGAACAGGCCTGCTGATCCGGTGTTGCCCAGCCGGTCGACGGTGACGGGCACGCGCTCGCGGGCAACGCCCAAGGCTGCCAGGGCTGCGGTGAGGATGTTCAGGTTGGCCTGGTGCAGGAAGAAGTGTCGGACCTCGTCGATCGGCACGCCGGCGCGCTGGGTGGCGCTGGTGATGCTCTCGGGCAGGCGGGTGGTCGCGGCGTTCCAGACGGCGCGACCGTCCATGGACAGGTAGTGGTCTCCGGCGGCGACGGTGGCGGCGCTGGCGGGCAGCCGTGAGCCTCCGGCGGGGATCTGTACGCCGTAGGACAGTTGGGAGCCGAGGTCGTAGGAGAGCAGGCCCGCTCCGGGGGTGTCGGTGCGGGTGAGGACGACGGCCGCTGCGGCGTCCCCGAAGAAGACGGCGGTGGTGCGGTCGTTGGGATCGGTGATCCTGGAGGCGCAGTCGGCCGCGAGGAGCAGGACGGTGGTGATGGAGGGGTTCTGCAGGAGGTGGGCGGCGATCAGCGTGGCTTGGAT
Proteins encoded:
- a CDS encoding peptidase inhibitor family I36 protein, producing the protein MKRTLKLAATALGAALLVPALATAAHANASDCEESHFCFFYNSNEQGSHNALGGRDVPDLSGYKFTSPGNGQGQGVKNNAASAVSNVCMTVTVFYNSNYSGPRDAFNYRNAKNLEETYNENASVYFAKDC
- a CDS encoding type III PLP-dependent enzyme gives rise to the protein MRAALVAATEDAIIYDLDGIGRQYTALCAELPGVSVRFAMKACPVDEVLDHLARLGSGFDAASPQEIAQALCTGAAPELIHYGNTVKSDRNIAEAYRLGVRDFATDSPEDVAAIAEHAPGSRVFCRVATTGDGALWGLSRKFGCSPEDALRVLDAARAAGLVPSGLSVHVGSQQMTAEAWGEAIETLASLLEALNRHGIVPDRINLGGGLPALGVLDRHGRPLEPPLDKMFAVIREGVERLRAVNAAPLDFLLEPGRHLVADHGAIRAHVARLTSRHRLDGTREDWLYLSCGKFNGLYEMDQLQYRLEFPTHPGGQLVNAVVAGPTCDSDDAYAQEDGFVRVPRTLASGDPVWVHSCGAYAAAYATQGFNGFRPLPYTCVGGSAPDGGAA
- a CDS encoding GNAT family N-acetyltransferase — protein: MSDTRIRLLREEDWDEVVALEERAYAASGLSEGEEALRSRHRASPSTCFVLEHAGGFAGYLLALPYPLFRCPDLSLAEGGTVRENRKGSNLHLHDLVIAERARGRGLARRMQRHLEETGWSARYRTLSLVAVHGSQRMWTLLGYRTRPEIGLPASYGAEAVYMAKPLERAVTGPAPGCPAQVADAKGAPRATGCAGLPVGPTRN
- a CDS encoding glutamine synthetase, whose protein sequence is MTTTHSRAERAAQARSAEAQLAADGIDGVVFGWVDNAGITRVKSVPLNQLEHAAEYGVGAVPCFDLSLVDDSFTTTPSSTGPVGDLRLVPDLDRLTVLAAQPGWAWAPADRHTQDGTPHPGCQRSFARRTAEAVERRGLSVQAGIEIEWVVADAAGNPATVEPAYGMARFIEHSDYLREVLRALTEQGLAVLQIHPEYAAGQFEVSVAAEGPVEAADTAMLVRHTIRAVSARHSLRVSYAPVFTEGAIGNGGHLHLSLWRQDRNLGHGGPGRHGLHPEAEQFLAGALAELPALLALGAPSVASYLRLVPSHFAGAYRCWGLENREAALRLIAGSTARQANAEFKCFDAAANPYLTIGGVLAAGLAGLDAGLPLPPETRSDPAALGSAERLPASLSEATDAYEKSALLRQALGPELYENVLAVRRAEAELFATHTDEDVIEAVRWRY
- a CDS encoding 3-oxoacyl-ACP synthase III family protein, which gives rise to MTVALDQTLFHQTGAGLSVPFSIAGTGMHLPPAVVTNLELTRTLDTSDEWITSRTGIRERRRLAPHLATSDMCVAAAHPALEAAGIEPARLDAVIVATYTGDQPLVSTALIVKDALGAHRALSLDVTQAACASGIQATLIAAHLLQNPSITTVLLLAADCASRITDPNDRTTAVFFGDAAAAVVLTRTDTPGAGLLSYDLGSQLSYGVQIPAGGSRLPASAATVAAGDHYLSMDGRAVWNAATTRLPESITSATQRAGVPIDEVRHFFLHQANLNILTAALAALGVARERVPVTVDRLGNTGSAGLFTALHSAASAGSLLPGDTYVLSGIGAGFQWGTLCLRHA